In Henningerozyma blattae CBS 6284 chromosome 6, complete genome, the following are encoded in one genomic region:
- the DMC1 gene encoding recombinase DMC1 (similar to Saccharomyces cerevisiae DMC1 (YER179W); ancestral locus Anc_8.249), whose protein sequence is MSTVETSQVGTVSVSPVDDLQNFGINVSDIQKLKSGGIFTVNTVLSTTRRNLAKIKGLSEIKVDKIKEAASKIIQVGFIPANVQLDIRKNVFQLSTGAKQFDAILGGGIMSMSITEVFGEFRCGKTQLSHTLCVTTQLPRELGGAEGKVAYIDTEGTFRPERIKQIAERYELDPDACLENVSYARALNSEHQMELVEQLGEKLSSGAYRLIIMDSIMANFRVDYCGRGELNERQQKLNQHLFKLNRLAEEFNVAVFMTNQVQSDPGASALFASADGRKPVGGHVLAHASATRILLRKGRGEERVAKIQDSPDMPERECVYIIGEKGITDSNE, encoded by the exons ATGTCTACTGTAGAAACAAGTCAAGTTGGAACAGTGTCGGTTTCCCCTGTAGatgatttacaaaattttgGCATCAATGTATCagatattcaaaaattaaaatctgGGGGGATTTTTACAGTTAAT aCGGTATTATCGACaacaagaagaaatttGGCTAAAATTAAAGGATTAAGTGAGATTAAAGTAGATAAAATCAAAGAGGCTGCATCTAAAATCATTCAAGTCGGATTTATACCAGCAAATGTTCAATTAGATATTAGGAAAAACGTTTTCCAATTAAGTACTGGCGCAAAACAGTTTGATGCAATATTAGGAGGTGGTATAATGTCCATGTCAATTACAGAAGTATTTGGTGAATTTCGTTGTGGTAAAACTCAATTGTCACATACTTTGTGCGTTACTACTCAATTACCAAGAGAGCTGGGAGGTGCTGAAGGAAAAGTTGCTTATATTGATACTGAAGGTACATTTAGACCGGAAAGAATCAAGCAAATTGCAGAAAGATATGAGTTAGACCCAGATGCATGCTTAGAGAATGTTTCATACGCAAGAGCATTAAATAGTGAACATCAAATGGAATTAGTAGAACAATTAggtgaaaaattaagtTCAGGTGCTTATAGACTAATTATTATGGATTCTATAATGGCAAATTTTAGAGTTGATTATTGCGGTAGAGgtgaattaaatgaaagacaacaaaaattgaatcaacatttatttaaattgaaCCGACTAGCAGAAGAATTTAATGTTGCGGTTTTCATGACCAATCAAGTTCAATCGGATCCAGGAGCTTCAGCATTATTTGCATCTGCTGATGGTCGGAAGCCCGTTGGCGGCCATGTGTTAGCACATGCATCAGCAACAAGAATTCTTTTAAGAAAGGGAAGAGGAGAAGAAAGAGTTGCAAAGATTCAGGATTCTCCTGATATGCCAGAAAGGGAATGTGTTTACATTATTGGTGAAAAGGGTATTACGGATTCGAACGAGTAG
- the TBLA0F03040 gene encoding uncharacterized protein (similar to Saccharomyces cerevisiae YDR119W; ancestral locus Anc_8.272), which yields MSKKQKQRKKVRSKKRKQQKSKGPVQETTPDKSLSNELLTENNKIEQQDVPEVHENRQDETDWVKSDKVETVKVFNDKPSKTTEPAIQLSNTATSIIEESTPSNPITEDTESTPDSNITLKASEPVPDDTPKANKIIIQPVNTTASIIEDQLPSMPMEGTPNAKATQQVLGDTPKVNIATFPPSNATTSVIEASNSLTNDTTNTTDIVITDFSKSTESATITDTPKTNESGTAIPESNPLKSLTKKDSISTTDGNGTLEANESSVINETIGASINNLSLGNEEMISIITGSSCNRSLNHTTETIYNPSTSQDYASVATGTTNNNLDSSQILKPIRDEFIQDASTDIAGFVAGELEEIEEEAREAREGEEGEALITSTASYGTLPIEPSVEMSNMKMNIIMCSMYLGVFLAALDNTVVSTLMAHIGSEFNQIPKVPWVATSYLLSSAVFQPLYGKLSDIFGRKALLIFSNLIFFFGCIICGMSNSLNMLVWGRFVAGIGGGGITSMTTITVSDIVPLRSRAVYQGICNFFFGLGTAFGGVIGGIFVDHQYGWRMVFWSQVPVSGLSTLLICSFLVVPRIKNYEVSLGRKLMRVDWLGSISMILWLTSFLLITTMMGGISLDIDSDQFHYLIMFSSVSAIIFVLTELFVASDPVLPLRFLSNRSVLGASLGNFFCVMGFMTICFYLPIYFASVLDISPTGIGKRMAPNFLCTALGSLGAGVYMKQTGKYYWFVVLFALVSTLGHYYLTLIPLTVSITVQYLLVVLPGVGSSIIIVVALLAMIAAVPHKHQAATTSISYAFRSTGGTLGVALGSSVFHRTLIKRLHTDVLEYVSPEHPRKELLRIIKKASHSTEWVHRKAPTFIRDTLITCYDVACHDVFVFCTACALLAAISLALIREERLATGLRAT from the coding sequence atgtccAAAAAACAAAAGCAACGTAAGAAAGTTAGATCTAAAAAGAGAAAGCAACAGAAAAGCAAGGGACCAGTTCAAGAGACTACCCCTGATAAATCTCTGTCGAATGAGTTGTTaactgaaaataataagataGAGCAACAAGACGTACCAGAAGTTCATGAAAATCGTCAAGATGAAACAGACTGGGTGAAATCTGACAAAGTTGAAACTGTAAAAGTTTTCAATGATAAACCTTCAAAGACAACTGAGCCTGCAATTCAACTTTCAAATACTGCAACATCTATAATTGAAGAGTCAACCCCATCTAATCCTATCACTGAAGATACAGAAAGCACGCCAGATTCGAATATCACCTTAAAAGCAAGTGAACCTGTTCCTGATGACACTCCAAAGGCAAATAAGATCATAATTCAACCTGTAAATACTACTGCATCTATAATTGAAGATCAACTTCCATCAATGCCTATGGAAGGCACGCCAAATGCGAAAGCCACCCAACAAGTTCTTGGTGATACGCCAAAGGTAAATATAGCTACATTTCCACCTTCAAATGCTACAACATCTGTAATTGAAGCGTCCAATTCTCTCACTAATGATACCACAAACACAACAGATATAGTTATTActgatttttcaaaatcaacCGAATCAGCCACTATTACTGACACTCCAAAGACAAACGAATCTGGAACTGCAATTCCCGAGTCAAATCCATTAAAATCTCTTACTAAAAAAGATTCAATAAGTACTACAGATGGTAATGGGACTTTGGAAGCCAACGAATCTTCTGttattaatgaaacaaTTGGTGCCTCTATCAATAATCTCTCTTTGGGGAATGAAGAGATGATATCTATTATTACTGGAAGTAGTTGTAACCGTTCATTAAATCATACCACTGAAACTATTTACAATCCATCTACATCACAAGATTATGCATCAGTGGCTACTGGtacaacaaataataatttggatAGTAgtcaaattttaaagccTATTCGTGATGAATTTATACAAGATGCAAGTACAGATATTGCAGGGTTTGTAGCTGGAGAATTAGAAGagattgaagaagaagcgCGTGAAGCGCGTGAAGGCGAAGAAGGCGAAGCCCTTATTACCTCTACTGCATCATATGGTACTTTACCCATTGAACCCTCCGTGGAAATGTCgaatatgaaaatgaatataatcATGTGTTCCATGTATTTGGGTGTATTTCTTGCTGCTTTAGATAATACTGTTGTGTCTACTTTGATGGCACATATTGGGTCCGAATTCAATCAAATACCTAAAGTTCCATGGGTCGCTACGTCATATCTATTATCAAGTGCCGTGTTTCAACCTTTGTATGGGAAATTATCAGATATCTTTGGACGTAAGGCTCTATTAATCTTTAgtaatttgattttcttcttcGGATGTATTATTTGTGGTATGAGTAATAGTTTAAATATGCTAGTATGGGGTAGATTCGTAGCCGGTATTGGTGGAGGAGGTATTACCTCGATGACCACTATAACAGTGAGTGATATAGTCCCCCTAAGAAGCAGGGCCGTTTACCAAGGTATCTGTAACTTCTTCTTTGGCCTGGGTACCGCGTTCGGTGGGGTCATTGGAGGTATATTTGTCGATCATCAATACGGTTGGAGAATGGTATTTTGGAGTCAAGTTCCCGTGAGTGGATTGAGTACATTATTGATTTGTTCATTTTTAGTTGTtccaagaattaaaaactACGAAGTGTCATTGGGCAGAAAATTAATGCGTGTGGATTGGCTGGGATCCATTAGTATGATACTTTGGTTAACATCCTTCTTATTAATCACTACTATGATGGGCGGCATTTCGTTAGATATTGATAGTGACCAATTccattatctaataatgtTCTCTAGCGTGTCTGCCATTATATTTGTTCTCACCGAGTTATTCGTGGCAAGTGACCCTGTCTTGCCGTTGAGATTCCTCAGCAACCGTAGTGTCCTGGGTGCCAGTCTGGGCAATTTCTTTTGTGTCATGGGATTCATGACCATATGTTTTTATCTACCCATCTATTTTGCCAGTGTCTTGGACATTTCCCCCACGGGCATCGGTAAACGTATGGCCCCTAATTTCTTATGCACTGCTCTAGGGTCCTTGGGAGCAGGTGTATACATGAAACAAACGGGCAAATACTACTGGTTTGTGGTCCTGTTTGCACTTGTCTCCACACTGGGCCACTACTATCTAACTTTGATCCCACTTACTGTGAGCATAACCGTACAATACCTATTGGTCGTATTACCAGGTGTAGGATCCAGCATTATCATCGTGGTAGCGCTATTGGCCATGATAGCTGCTGTTCCACACAAACATCAAGCTGCTACCACGTCGATTTCGTATGCATTCCGTTCTACAGGTGGCACCTTGGGTGTGGCACTGGGTAGTTCTGTGTTCCATCGTACACTAATCAAGAGATTACATACCGATGTGTTGGAATATGTTTCACCTGAACATCCTCGAAAGGAATTGTTACGCATTATCAAGAAAGCTTCTCATTCCACAGAATGGGTCCATCGTAAGGCCCCTACGTTCATAAGAGATACACTCATCACATGTTACGATGTAGCTTGCCATGATGTCTTTGTGTTTTGTACTGCATGTGCTTTATTAGCGGCTATTTCCTTAGCATTAATCCGTGAGGAACGGCTGGCCACAGGCCTTCGGGCCACGTGA
- the TBLA0F03060 gene encoding uncharacterized protein (similar to Saccharomyces cerevisiae YDR111C and YLR089C; ancestral locus Anc_8.263), with amino-acid sequence MTMNQKTFLPAPKFSLNDINESILKAEYAIRGTIPNRAEELDIQLLENSKSLPFAKIVYANIGNPQQLDQQPLTFQRQVMSLVQFPDLLKSKDILLAQKIYSKDSIERATKLLNSIGGSVGAYSSSQGVLDIRKNVARFILKRDLHHDPTQDLIDETASNVFLTAGASTAVDHILPLFAKDESCGVLLPIPQYPLYTAAVTLQKSKLLPYYLNESNNWSTDPKQIEQIVIDAIKQNIKPTTLVVINPGNPTGAILTKDSIIDIIDIAAEYGIVIIADEVYQENVYEAFEFHSFKKVLSELRKNYPSKYDNVQLASLHSISKGVNGECGQRGGYMEITGFSNDVKKVLLKVASISICSVVTGQILVDLMVNPPQPGDESYELDQLERSVIHSNLILKSNTLYDVFTRLPGISCQKPQGAMYLFPRLHLSENAINAATELNLKPDEFYCLKLLENTGICTVPGSGFGQYPGTYHLRTTFLPPGIEWINSWEKFHLEFMEKYK; translated from the coding sequence ATGACTATGAATCAGAAAACGTTCCTGCCTGCTCCAAAATTCTCTTTGAACGATATCAATGAATCCATACTAAAGGCAGAATACGCCATCAGAGGTACCATCCCCAATAGAGCCGAAGAACTGGATATCCAGTTGTTGGAAAACAGCAAGTCTTTGCCCTTCGCCAAAATCGTCTATGCCAATATCGGTAACCCTCAACAATTGGATCAACAACCTTTGACTTTCCAAAGACAAGTCATGTCGTTGGTACAATTCCCCGACTTGTTGAAatcaaaagatattttgttggctcaaaaaatatattccaaaGATTCCATAGAAAGGGCCACTAAATTGCTAAATTCCATAGGTGGCTCCGTCGGCGCTTATTCTTCTTCACAGGGGGTCTTGGACATCCGGAAAAACGTCGCAAGATTCATCTTGAAAAGAGATTTACATCACGACCCTACTCAAGATTTGATCGATGAAACTGCAAGTAATGTGTTTTTAACAGCTGGTGCTTCCACCGCGGTAGATCATATCTTACCCTTGTTTGCTAAAGATGAAAGTTGCGGCGTCTTATTACCAATCCCTCAATACCCCTTGTATACCGCTGCAGTCACTTtacaaaaatcaaaattgttaccttattatttaaatgaatcaaACAATTGGTCCACAGATCCAAAACAGATTGAGCAGATCGTCATCGATGCCatcaaacaaaatattaaaccaACTACTCTAGTCGTCATTAATCCAGGTAACCCCACCGGTGCCATATTAACAAAGGATTCCATAATAGATATTATAGATATCGCTGCCGAATATGGGATCGTCATCATTGCTGATGAAGTTTATCAGGAAAATGTCTATGAAGCTTTTGAATTccattcatttaaaaaagtcTTGAGTGAATTGAGGAAAAATTATCCTTCTAAATATGATAATGTTCAATTGGCATCTTTACATTCTATTTCAAAAGGTGTTAATGGTGAATGTGGTCAAAGAGGTGGGTATATGGAAATCACAGGGTTTTCCAATGATGTTAAGaaagttttattaaaagtcGCCTCCATTAGTATTTGTTCAGTGGTCACAGGTCAAATCTTGGTTGATTTGATGGTAAATCCACCTCAACCAGGAGATGAATCCTATGAATTGGATCAATTAGAAAGATCAGTCATTCATTCAAACTTGATCTTGAAATCAAACACTCTTTACGACGTTTTCACAAGATTGCCGGGGATCTCATGTCAAAAACCTCAAGGTGCAATGTATTTGTTCCCAAGATTACATTTATCAGAAAATGCTATAAATGCCGCTACAGAACTTAATTTGAAACCAGATGAATTTTAttgtttgaaattattggaaaataCTGGGATTTGTACTGTGCCAGGTTCAGGTTTCGGTCAATATCCAGGTACTTATCATTTAAGAACAACATTTTTACCTCCAGGTATTGAATGGATCAATTCTTGGGAAAAATTCCATTTGGAATTCatggaaaaatataaataa
- the TBLA0F03050 gene encoding SLC26/SulP family anion transporter (similar to Saccharomyces cerevisiae SUL2 (YLR092W); ancestral locus Anc_8.271) yields the protein MVYREKQVTLIETFNHRVPRAFTWQSIKTYLLSLLPITKWIAHYNLQWFISDVIAGITVGCVLVPQSMSYAQIATLDPQYGLYSSIMGCFIYTVFATSKDICIGPVAIMSLQTAKAIAHVHQKHPDIPAHIIASTIAVICGAITMGIGVLRLGFFIDLIPVTAVFGFTSGSAFNILWGQIPGLMGYSKDVNTRQDTYKVVVDTLKKLPKTNINAVMGLIPLFCLFVWKYGCDYALRRGNLKPWPKRIVFYLLSLRVTIVIIICSAAAYGAKNPSLKVLGKIPKGFAAASDNRLKSIPSDLVSDIWSEIPASVIVLVLEHVSIAKSFARVNNYRVSADQELTAIGVSNVMGACCLGAYPVTGSFSRTALKARCEVRTPLGSIFSGLCVVVAITSLTSALAWIPKATLSAVIIHAVSGLISSYKVTIRLYKMGPLDCLGFLVTIFITVFSEIEIGVYFAVCWACFLLMIRIAFPYGAFLGYVRVREISRSSITMIEPMDYESGNDKENIKLNKKQLTKKYYNKFINSLHYNAPYDDDGTSEYKNQNNKSTSISTSSSNEPEPKSSTCSTNEPEPESSTYSTNEVISIQPSTKKDDQNKTQIYNVDEETSQHYVIKGEDPTKNNEYIFRQETSENSTIVEGTGNLDNSQDLEQLDQSSVDENQDNIINKRLTRQLVYDHELEHDTPTEIIWIPYSHRFTRELNPHVKIHPPPPGVVVYRFSDSLTYINCSRNYDNIIDYIKDNTKPGEIDVLSDALYVKPWNNPGPWEKPKLKFWEHADPEIARKKRMADKRPTLRILCLDFSQVAQIDSTALQALIDLRHEVNAYTCSLVEWHFCGIISPWVRRNLIEIGFGKINKEFFPKVNDSSTVEVISDLEYNGELALGENVPFFICVFRILIDG from the coding sequence ATGGTTTATAGGGAAAAACAAGTGACGTTAATCGAAACGTTCAATCATCGTGTACCAAGAGCCTTCACATGGCAATCTATTAAAACTTACCTTCTATCTTTACTGCCCATAACAAAATGGATTGCGCATTATAATTTGCAATGGTTCATCTCTGATGTTATCGCAGGGATCACTGTCGGTTGTGTCTTGGTTCCACAATCAATGTCTTATGCACAAATCGCTACCCTAGATCCTCAATACGGGCTGTATTCAAGTATTATGGGTTGTTTCATCTATACTGTCTTTGCCACTTCTAAAGATATCTGTATTGGTCCTGTGGCTATCATGTCATTACAAACGGCAAAGGCTATTGCTCATGTTCATCAAAAACATCCTGATATACCCGCTCATATTATTGCTTCGACTATTGCTGTCATTTGTGGTGCCATCACCATGGGTATCGGTGTCTTAAGACTTGGGTTTTTCATCGATTTAATCCCAGTGACTGCTGTGTTTGGGTTCACTTCTGGTTCTGCATTTAACATTCTTTGGGGTCAAATCCCAGGGTTAATGGGGTATTCCAAAGATGTCAATACAAGACAAGACACTTATAAAGTTGTTGTTGAtacattgaaaaaattaccCAAGACAAATATCAACGCCGTCATGGGTCTGATCCCCTTGTTTTGTCTTTTTGTTTGGAAATATGGTTGTGATTATGCTTTAAGACGCGGTAATTTGAAACCTTGGCCCAAGAGAATTGTCTTTTATCTATTAAGTTTAAGAGTCACCATTGTAATCATCATTTGTTCTGCTGCTGCATATGGTGCCAAGAACCCAAGTTTGAAAGTCTTGGGTAAGATTCCAAAGGGGTTTGCTGCTGCTAGTGATAACAGATTGAAAAGCATTCCTTCGGATTTGGTCTCAGATATTTGGTCAGAAATCCCAGCTTCGGTTATCGTATTAGTATTGGAACATGTTTCGATTGCTAAATCTTTTGCTCGTGTCAATAATTATAGAGTCTCTGCTGATCAAGAATTAACTGCTATTGGGGTTAGTAATGTCATGGGTGCATGTTGTTTAGGTGCTTACCCTGTTACAGGTTCCTTTAGTAGAACAGCTTTAAAGGCAAGATGTGAAGTTCGTACTCCACTTGGTAGTATCTTTAGTGGGTTATGTGTTGTTGTTGCAATTACTTCATTAACATCAGCTTTAGCTTGGATTCCCAAAGCGACTTTATCTGCAGTCATTATTCATGCGGTTAGTGGGTTAATTAGTTCCTATAAAGTCACAATTAGATTATACAAGATGGGTCCCTTAGATTGTCTTGGATTTCTAGTGACTATCTTTATCACTGTCTTTagtgaaattgaaataggTGTTTATTTTGCTGTCTGTTGGGCATGTTTCTTATTGATGATTCGTATTGCATTCCCCTACGGTGCTTTCTTGGGGTACGTTCGTGTACGTGAAATCTCTCGTAGTTCGATTACCATGATTGAACCAATGGATTATGAAAGTGGtaatgataaagaaaatattaagttaaacaaaaaacaattgaccaagaaatattacaataaattcattaatagcTTACATTACAATGCCCCctatgatgatgatggaACAAGTGAATATAAGAACCAGAACAATAAATCCACCAGTATTAGTACAAGTTCATCAAATGAACCTGAACCTAAATCTTCCACGTGCTCTACAAATGAACCTGAACCTGAATCTTCCACGTACTCTACAAATGAAGTAATATCAATTCAACCAAGTACAAAGAAAGATgatcaaaataaaactcAAATTTACAATGTCGATGAAGAGACAAGCCAGCATTATGTTATTAAAGGAGAAGATCcaactaaaaataatgaatacaTATTCAGACAAGAAACTTCTGAAAATTCCACAATAGTAGAGGGAACTGGAAATCTAGATAATTCACAAGACTTGGAACAATTAGATCAATCATCTGTTGACGAGAACCAAgacaatataataaataaacgTCTCACAAGACAATTAGTTTATGACCATGAATTGGAACATGATACACCAACtgaaattatttggatACCATATTCCCATAGATTCACTCGTGAATTGAATCCACATGTCAAAATACATCCACCACCACCAGGTGTCGTTGTTTATAGATTTTCAGATTCATTAACTTACATTAATTGTTCGAGAAATTATGATAATATCATTgattatattaaagataatacAAAACCAGGTGAAATAGACGTTTTAAGTGATGCGTTATATGTTAAACCTTGGAATAATCCAGGTCCATGGGAAAAaccaaaattgaaattctGGGAACATGCAGATCCAGAGATTGCACGTAAGAAGAGAATGGCAGACAAGAGACCTACTTTAAGGATTTTATGTTTAGATTTTTCACAAGTTGCACAAATCGATTCTACAGCTTTACAAGCTTTAATTGACTTACGTCATGAAGTTAATGCATACACTTGTAGTTTAGTAGAATGGCATTTCTGTGGAATAATTTCGCCATGGGTACGTAggaatttaattgaaattgggtttggtaaaattaataaagaatttttccCCAAAGTTAATGACTCTTCAACGGTTGAAGTTATTTCAGATTTAGAATATAACGGTGAATTAGCCTTAGGTGAGAATGTACCTTTTTTCATATGCGTATTCCGGATTTTGATAGATGGGTAA
- the COX26 gene encoding Cox26p (similar to Saccharomyces cerevisiae YDR119W-A; ancestral locus Anc_8.273) — protein MLFQHAARSSASMARMQLRRSFTRSYTQESWAVTEVKRIVPNIAFWATLLSVSLGWPFCFVWYQDRVTKKYANLD, from the coding sequence ATGCTATTCCAACACGCTGCTAGATCTTCTGCCTCTATGGCCCGTATGCAATTAAGACGTTCATTTACTAGATCATACACCCAAGAGTCTTGGGCTGTCACTGAAGTAAAGAGAATAGTTCCTAACATTGCTTTCTGGGCTACTCTATTGTCTGTTTCTTTGGGCTGGCCTTTCTGTTTTGTTTGGTATCAAGATAGAGTTACCAAGAAGTACGCCAATTTAGATTAG
- the TMS1 gene encoding Tms1p (similar to Saccharomyces cerevisiae TMS1 (YDR105C); ancestral locus Anc_8.250): MGAIISLPVSMAGTFAASCLGGCCSNAITKSVSSLGSSSLGTRLLYAMWLLINSIISWISMSANKSILWPGKTCTKTGECGFFTVHRLNFALGLMHLLLASVLTNVKSTKDPRAVLQNSWWTLKFIFYLLFIVISFLLPNNFYVTFSKWVSVPAGAVFILVGLILLVDFAYEWAETCIYHVEMEDENSSFWKKILIIGTTVMYAGSLAMLIVMLVLFTHSGCNMNIAAVSVNVILTLVITSLSVHPEVQRANPKCGLAQSSMVSIYCTYLTMSAMVSEPDDKMCNPLVRSSGTRNASIVLGSIFTFVAIAYTTTRAAANSALQGTNDNGPIFLEDDIEYTGLGGQSRNQLRYDAIRQAVDEGSLPESALYDATWIGTPHGNTADDVHNDDELYGTKYNYSLFHVIFFIATQWIAILLTINVTQDDVGDFIPVGRTYFYSWVKIISAWICYCLYGWTIVAPIMIPDRFDFDGVY; the protein is encoded by the coding sequence atggGTGCTATTATCTCTCTTCCAGTTTCCATGGCGGGAACTTTCGCTGCATCCTGCCTTGGTGGCTGTTGTTCTAATGCAATTACAAAATCAGTATCATCTCTCGGGTCATCTTCATTAGGTACAAGATTATTATATGCTATGTGGttgttaataaattcaataatatcatgGATATCAATGTCTgctaataaatcaatattatgGCCAGGAAAGACATGTACAAAGACAGGTGAATGTGGGTTTTTCACTGTCCATAGATTGAATTTTGCATTGGGTTTAATGCATTTGTTATTAGCATCCGTATTAACAAACGTTAAATCCACAAAGGATCCAAGAGCAGTTTTACAAAATTCATGGTGGACTTTgaaattcatattttatcttttatttatcgTTATCTCCTTTTTATTACCAAACAACTTCTATGTGACTTTTTCTAAATGGGTTTCAGTACCTGCAGGTGCCGTTTTCATCCTTGTtggtttaattttattagttgATTTTGCTTATGAATGGGCTGAAACTTGTATATACCATGTGGAAATGGAGGACGAAAATTCCTCATTTTggaagaaaattttaattattggGACAACTGTAATGTATGCAGGTTCATTAGCCATGCTAATAGTTATGTTAGTTTTGTTTACACATTCAGGTTGTAATATGAATATCGCAGCCGTATCAGTAAATGTTATTTTAACGTTAGTGATAACGTCTCTTTCGGTACACCCAGAAGTGCAAAGAGCAAATCCAAAATGTGGATTGGCTCAAAGTAGTATGGTATCCATATATTGTACGTATTTAACAATGAGTGCAATGGTATCTGAGCCTGATGATAAGATGTGTAATCCGTTAGTTAGATCGAGTGGGACACGTAACGCAAGTATTGTCTTGGGTTCAATTTTCACTTTTGTGGCAATTGCGTATACTACTACAAGAGCTGCTGCTAATAGTGCTTTACAAGGCACCAATGATAACGGTCCAATCTTTTTAGAAGATGATATCGAATATACCGGGTTAGGTGGCCAGTCAAGAAACCAATTAAGATATGACGCGATTAGACAAGCTGTTGACGAAGGATCATTACCAGAAAGTGCTTTATACGATGCAACTTGGATTGGAACCCCACACGGTAACACTGCAGATGATGTtcataatgatgatgaattatacggcacaaaatataattattcattattccatgtaatatttttcattgctACTCAATGGATTGCAATTCTATTGACAATAAATGTAACTCAAGATGATGTAGGTGATTTTATTCCAGTAGGTAGAACTTATTTCTATTCTTGGgtgaaaattattagtgCATGGATTTGTTATTGTTTATATGGTTGGACTATTGTTGCTCCAATCATGATTCCTGACAGATTCGATTTTGACGGAGTTTATTAA